One window of the Thamnophis elegans isolate rThaEle1 chromosome 6, rThaEle1.pri, whole genome shotgun sequence genome contains the following:
- the SAP18 gene encoding histone deacetylase complex subunit SAP18 produces MAVESRVTQEEIKKEPEKPIDREKTCPLLLRVFTTNNGRHHRMDEFARGNVPSSELQIYTWMDATLKELTSLVKEVYPEARKKGTHFNFAIVYTDLKRPGYRVKEIGSTMSGRKGTDDSMTLQSQKFQIGDYLDIAITPPNRAPPPSGRMRPY; encoded by the exons ATGGCGGTGGAGTCTCGCGTTACTCAAGAGGAGATTAAGAAAGAGCCCGAAAAGCCAATCGACCGCGAGAAG ACCTGTCCCCTGTTGTTGAGGGTCTTCACCACAAACAATGGACGTCATCACCGAATGGATGAGTTTGCCCGTGGAAATGTACCTTCCAGTGAACTTCAGATCTACACATG GATGGATGCAACTTTAAAAGAGCTGACAAGTTTAGTAAAGGAAGTCTATCCAGAAGCAAGGAAGAAGGGGACACATTTCAACTTTGCAATAGTTTATACAGATCTTAAAAGGCCTGGGTACAG GGTGAAGGAAATTGGCAGTACAATGTCGGGAAGAAAGGGCACAGAtgattccatgactttgcagTCTCAGAAGTTCCAGATAGGGGATTACCTTGACATAGCAATTACACCACCCAATCGAGCACCACCTCCTTCTGGTCGTATGAGACCTTACTAA
- the SKA3 gene encoding spindle and kinetochore-associated protein 3 — MDVTGTFFNKLRTLAVTLEKQAEQFKQILLEDEEFEDDSPMRYLHELYSEARTLKADADNILHTSSSERDATYDFIKASKVLMKRNATNLEKIRDLFQKYGYKPLVGKNEAIKVEDEINAGSALSDQIEPKLLDFPQKSSGAQSVLETPQLSDFGLSKYAFPSSSDTVHIAHSQNEEVKADKSEYLLPRIEYYNIHERDLSVNDETTNLMDDQTIFLLNKARKNRSAGAMVLNQNLSALRQSNEACDNESFASPVIPEFRTPGVKIPHRKTTVLSESQESNRLDVPKHTTEIPPLDTRSKQIQPMHVEPILDSEKYLECAEEPSLPATSVYEDLFSSPLPPPEITVIPKNLMQILSRYNPNIEVPRSAAKGTKEKNASQFEEKQFLCTDNKENRKFSG, encoded by the exons ATGGATGTAACAGGAACATTCTTCAACAAACTGCGAACTTTGGCAGTCACTTTGGAGAAGCAGGCTGAGCAATTTAAGCAAATTTTACTGGAAGATGAAG AATTTGAAGATGATTCTCCAATGAGATATCTACACGAACTGTACTCTGAAGCGAGAACACTAAAG GCTGATGCTGATAATATTCTACATACAAGTTCTTCAGAAAGAGATGCCACATACGACTTCATAAAGGCCAGTAAAGTTCTGATGAAGAGAAATGCAACCAATCTTGAAAAAATACGAGATCTCTTTCAGAAATATGGTTACAAGCCACTTGTTGGCAAGAATGAAG CCATAAAGGTTGAGGATGAAATCAACGCTGGATCAGCTTTATCTGATCAAATAGAGCCCAAACTTCTTGATTTTCCTCAAAAATCATCTGGGGCTCAAAGTGTCCTGGAAACTCCTCAACTTTCAGATTTTGGGCTTTCAaaatatgcctttccaagttcTTCAGATACAGTACACATTGCACATAGCCAGAACGAAGAGGTGAAAGCGGATAAATCTGAATACTTGTTACCCAGAATAGAATATTACAATATCCACGAACGTGATCTGTCTGTAAATGATGAAACCACAAATTTAATGGACGACCAAACAATCTTTTTGCTtaataaagcaagaaaaaatag ATCAGCAGGGGCGATGGTATTAAATCAGAATCTGTCAGCGCTCAGGCAATCAAATGAAGCATGTG ATAATGAGTCTTTCGCTTCACCTGTTATACCTGAGTTCCGCACACCTGGAGTGAAAATTCCCCACAGAAAGACCACTGTTTTATCAGAGTCTCAAGAAAGTAATCGTTTGGATGTTCCTAAACACACAACAGAAATACCTCCACTTGATACAAGATCTAAGCAAATACAACCTATG catGTTGAACCTATCCTGGATTCAGAAAAATATCTGGAATGTGCTGAAGAACCTTCTCTTCCAGCAACGTCAGTATATGAGGACCTCTTCAGTTCACCATTACCACCACCTGAAATAACTGTAATTCCAAAGAACCTTATGCAG ATTTTATCCCGGTACAATCCAAATATAGAAGTACCCAGGTCAGCAGCGAAAGgaactaaagaaaaaaatgcttcacaatttgaagaaaaacaatttCTTTGTACTGATAACAAAGAAAACAG AAAATTCTCTGGATGA
- the MRPL57 gene encoding ribosomal protein 63, mitochondrial, whose amino-acid sequence MFLTRVLFGKRIPGKQWIGKNRRPRFVTHLMKANMIKRLEIEAENIYWLSCPYMTKEQEYRHDEENVLMLKQQRIAEERAKFLEHKYVAENLKHLNVTKRWAGS is encoded by the coding sequence ATGTTTCTGACTCGAGTACTGTTTGGAAAGAGAATTCCTGGAAAACAATGGATTGGTAAAAACAGACGGCCAAGATTCGTTACTCATTTAATGAAGGCAAATATGATTAAGAGACTTGAAATTGAAGCTGAAAATATATATTGGCTAAGTTGTCCATATATGACAAAAGAGCAGGAGTATCGCCACGATGAAGAAAATGTACTTATGTTAAAGcagcaaagaatagctgaagaGAGAGCAAAGTTTCTTGAACACAAGTATGTTGCAGAAAATCTGAAACACCTTAATGTGACCAAGAGATGGGCAGGTTCCTGA